A stretch of DNA from Actinomycetota bacterium:
AAATATCCCAATATGGGCATTTTCGGGGGCATGGTCTCGGAAAGCGACTCGCGGGGAAGGGTGGTGGACCTGCGCAGGCCGGGGAATCGACCCGCCATGCTCTACAACCTCCGCGGCCGCGACGTGGAGAAGGCCAAGGCGGCGGTGGCGCTCATGGCCGAGATATGGTTCGCCGCGGGGGCCCGCCGGGTCTTCACGCCCATCGCCGGGCATTACGAGCTGAGCGGGCCCGGGGACCTCCGCCGCCTGGAGCGTGCCAGGGTGAGAGCCTCGGACTTCTACGGCATGAGCGCCTACCACCCCCTGGGGACCTGCCGCATGGGGGACGACCCGGCATGGTCGGTGGTGCGCCACACCGGGGAGACCTGGGACGTGGAGAACCTCTTCATCTGCGACGGGAGCATCCTTCCCTCCTCGCCGGGGGTCAACCCCCAGCTGACCATCATGGCCATGGCCATGCGCATCGCCGGGTTCATCGATGAAAGGCTTTCCGCCTGAGGGAAGGGGGCGGGAGCATGGTCGACATGGAGGAAAGGGAATTCCTGGAAACCTTCCATTCCCTGGTGGGCAAGGCCCAGCACCACAACATCCAGGACCTCAACCTCCTGGACGAGGCGACCAGGGAAAGGGTCTACGCGCTGCTCATCCCCGGGAAGATATTCGACCTCTTCGGCATCGACCGCGAGACCCTCACCAACCCCCGGGGCGAGAAGGTGGTGGAGATAAAGGCCCCCACCCGGTCCACCTTCGCCATCATCGAGGTGCGGGAGAACCCGGGGGACCGGGACTACATCTTCTACTTGGAGATAGAGGACACCCCCCTCTACAAGATCGAGATAAACTTCCTCATCATCAACGACCCGCGCAGCCCGCGCTTCGACACCGACGTGGACGAACAGGGGCGGCGCACCAAGTTCGCCACCGTGCGCCGCAACATCCCGGAGGAGATCCGGGCCATGGAGGCCGGGCTGGCCCCCGGACAGGTACGGCGCGGCCTGCGCCTGCTGCGGGACTTCGTCTCCCTGGCGGAGAAGTTCATCACCGCCATGGGCCAGGACATGGTCATCGCCGAGCCCCTGACCTACAACACGGCCATCCTCTTCGAGTACTACGGTTTCAACTACATCCGCGGCCGCCGCAGGATGGAGGAGATCCACGCCGGGTTCCAGCCGGGCGGCGAATTATTCCAGAAGCTGGACGGGAGCACCCCCTTCCGCAGGCCGGGAATGGAGAAGACGGTGCGCGGCCGGGCCTGGGCCATCCACGACGGCATCCTGGGGGAACCCTGGCGGGGCATCGAGATGTACCGCACCCGGGAACCGGCCAACGTGTGCACCTTCCCCGGCTGGGTATACTGATTCACCGCCCCGGGAAACGGTAACCCTTTACTCCCTCCACCCTGGCGCCCCTGAGCCTGGCGTCCGTTAGGTCCACGTCCTCCATGTTCGCGCCGGTGAAATCGGAGTTCTCCAGGTTGGTTCCCAGCATCATGGCCGAACGCAGGTCCGCCCCGGAAAAATCCACCCCCGTCGCCAGGGACTTATTGAGCACCGCACCCACCAGCCGGGCCCCGCGCAGGCTGGCCTCGCTCAGGTGACAGCCGCGCATGTCCGCCCCCTCCAGGTCACACCCCGAGAGGTCGGCGCCGTGCAGGTAGGCACCCACCAGGTAGGACTTGCGCAGGTTGCACCCGGCCAGGTTGGCCTCTCCCAGGTTGGTGCGCATGAAGTGCACGTACTGCAGGTCCATGCCCCGCAGGTCGGCGCCGTAAAGGTCGGGGACGACGTAGACGTTGTTCCTCCTCCACTCGTTCCAGGCCTCCACTCCCCGCTTGAGTATCTCCAGGTGCTCGGGGTCCGCCATCCGTGCTCCCTCCCTCGGTCCTCTTTCGTCCGCCGTCTTTCGCCCATGCCCATTCCCCGGGCACCGGCGTCACTTGAATCCTCCCCGATCGTGCCCTCCCACCGGGCCCGAATCTTCCTCCCGCCTCTACGCCGGCCCTGTAAGCCGGGGTGGACAGGGTAGAGTATACAATGCCCCGGAGCGCCGGGTTGGCATCCCGGGGGTGTACATCCTCGTTACTTGAGGGGACCATGCGCCCGGCGCACGTTCGGGGTGAGCCCGCCGGCGGGGCACGGGACAGGCGAAAAAACAGGCTTTACCGAACCTCACACCCGGCGAGGGAACTTCCCGCCTTCCGCGAGCTCCCACACCCTTTCCAGGACCACGCGCCTGGCTCGCGCGGCCAAAAATAGGTTGACCGCCAGGAAGACGACCGCGGCGCCCAGGGTGGGCCAGGAACGGAAACCCAGGGCCACCCCCAGGTGCATCGCCCCCCTGGCCCATACCAGGGGATACCCCCCGGGGAACATCCGCCGCCTCCCCCTCCCCCGCCGCGCCTTCCATTCGCCGCGCCGCCTCAGGGTGTACAGGAGGCCGCCGCCCCACAGCAACACCCCGGCGGGCACCGCCAGCCAGGCGGGAAGCGGGATGCGCCAGTGCAGGAGGTAGGCGGCCACCACGCTGCCCATTATCAGCAGGGACTCCACCCATAATAGGGCGCGCAGTCGGTAGCCCGCTCGACGTGCCATCATCCACCTCCCGCGTACTCATCGTGCAGGGTCAGGATATAGAGGTAGGAGGGGATGCCCAGGGCGGAATCCAGGGGATCGCCGGTCGGGCGGCAACGCCCGAAGACGATCCTCTTCCCGTCCGGACCGAAGCACATCTCGGTTATCTGGGTGCCGGAGGGACGATACTCG
This window harbors:
- a CDS encoding pentapeptide repeat-containing protein produces the protein MADPEHLEILKRGVEAWNEWRRNNVYVVPDLYGADLRGMDLQYVHFMRTNLGEANLAGCNLRKSYLVGAYLHGADLSGCDLEGADMRGCHLSEASLRGARLVGAVLNKSLATGVDFSGADLRSAMMLGTNLENSDFTGANMEDVDLTDARLRGARVEGVKGYRFPGR